One part of the Dyadobacter sp. 676 genome encodes these proteins:
- a CDS encoding response regulator, whose protein sequence is MEKKKIMIVDDDARNIFALKATLRAKGFECIACSGAGEALDILRTVTPVDAVLIDMMMPEMDGYEAIPLIKGLENRQTMPVIAVTAQAMVGDREKCLAAGADDYVSKPIDVDKLLNILSTV, encoded by the coding sequence ATGGAAAAGAAAAAGATCATGATCGTCGATGACGATGCCCGGAACATTTTCGCTTTGAAGGCGACCCTCCGCGCAAAGGGGTTCGAATGCATTGCCTGCTCGGGCGCGGGCGAGGCGCTGGATATCCTTCGGACCGTCACACCCGTTGACGCCGTGCTGATCGATATGATGATGCCCGAAATGGATGGTTACGAGGCCATTCCACTGATTAAAGGCCTGGAAAACCGGCAAACCATGCCGGTAATCGCCGTTACGGCACAGGCGATGGTAGGCGACCGCGAAAAATGCCTGGCGGCGGGCGCCGACGACTATGTTTCCAAACCGATCGATGTCGACAAACTTTTGAACATCCTTAGCACCGTATGA
- a CDS encoding protein-glutamate O-methyltransferase CheR: protein MIEEENIDLLLNDLFDIYGYDFTRYSRASLKRRVVRLCSLDKFPSFAELRYRVRNDPSYLKRFVEEITVNVTEMFRDPSFYKSLREEVLPVLGTKPFIRIWHAGCSTGEEVYSMAILLKEANLLRRSLLYATDLNPGVLEKVRKGIFPLGLMKQYSESYIASGGTHDFSGYYTAQYGQAKFDNELSEKIIISTHNLVSDSSFNEFDLILCRNVLIYFDKDLQDRVLKLFDASLGTLGYLALGTKETLKFSAIQNKFKQLNREKIWKKIN, encoded by the coding sequence ATGATAGAAGAGGAAAACATCGATCTTTTGCTGAATGACCTGTTCGACATCTACGGATACGATTTCACACGGTACTCGCGCGCTTCGCTGAAACGCCGCGTGGTACGACTTTGCTCGCTCGACAAATTCCCCAGTTTCGCGGAATTGCGCTACCGTGTGCGAAACGACCCTTCCTATCTGAAACGGTTCGTGGAGGAAATCACGGTGAATGTGACCGAAATGTTTCGTGACCCGTCGTTTTACAAATCGCTGCGGGAAGAGGTACTGCCTGTTCTGGGCACGAAGCCTTTTATCAGGATCTGGCACGCGGGGTGTTCGACGGGCGAAGAGGTGTACTCGATGGCGATCCTGCTCAAAGAGGCCAATTTGCTGCGCCGCTCCCTTCTGTATGCCACCGACCTCAATCCCGGCGTTTTGGAAAAAGTAAGGAAAGGCATATTTCCCCTTGGATTGATGAAGCAGTATTCGGAAAGCTACATCGCGTCAGGTGGCACGCATGATTTTTCGGGTTACTACACTGCCCAGTACGGTCAGGCCAAGTTCGATAACGAGCTGTCGGAAAAGATCATCATCTCGACCCATAACCTGGTGTCGGACAGCTCGTTCAACGAATTCGATTTGATCCTCTGCCGTAACGTACTGATTTACTTTGACAAAGATTTGCAGGACAGGGTATTGAAACTTTTCGACGCAAGTCTCGGAACGCTTGGTTACCTGGCGTTGGGCACCAAGGAGACATTGAAATTCTCGGCGATACAAAACAAGTTCAAGCAACTGAACCGGGAAAAAATATGGAAGAAAATCAACTGA
- a CDS encoding chemotaxis protein CheB, translating into MEENQLKNTCELLLIGGSAGSLEVLFKLLPLLRAGLGFPVVLVLHRRNSADSSLSDLLASKTPNPTREVEDKDPVIPGTIYLAPADYHLLIEHERTFSLDYSEKIHFSRPSIDVTFESAAEVYGSRLVAILLSGANEDGSEGLAAVKQAGGITAVQNPDTAQMPFMPHYAMTHLHVDYVFDTIQMASFINELE; encoded by the coding sequence ATGGAAGAAAATCAACTGAAAAATACGTGTGAATTACTGCTGATCGGCGGTTCGGCAGGCAGTCTTGAAGTACTGTTCAAGCTCCTTCCGCTCCTGCGTGCCGGATTGGGGTTTCCGGTGGTGCTGGTACTGCACCGGCGCAATTCGGCAGACTCCTCGCTGTCGGACCTGCTGGCTTCCAAAACCCCGAACCCGACCCGCGAGGTGGAAGACAAAGATCCGGTAATACCGGGCACGATCTATCTGGCCCCCGCCGATTATCACCTGCTCATCGAGCACGAACGCACCTTTTCGCTCGACTACTCCGAGAAAATCCATTTCAGCCGTCCGAGCATCGACGTCACATTCGAATCCGCCGCGGAAGTGTACGGGAGCCGCCTGGTTGCGATCCTGCTTTCCGGCGCCAACGAGGACGGTTCGGAAGGATTGGCCGCGGTGAAGCAGGCCGGCGGCATTACGGCCGTACAAAATCCCGACACCGCCCAGATGCCTTTCATGCCGCATTACGCCATGACCCACCTGCACGTGGATTACGTTTTCGACACCATTCAAATGGCTTCTTTTATCAACGAGTTGGAATAA
- a CDS encoding DUF983 domain-containing protein translates to MAKPNKIYSVLFNKCPRCGQGDFFITKSAYNLRNFDKMNRYCPHCGADLVPEPGFYQGALYISYAFYVAFMVIYFLIFVNFFKEYLDYFLVSIIPILVILTPLFYRMARRTWLALFIKPVSTEERA, encoded by the coding sequence ATGGCAAAGCCCAATAAAATATACAGCGTTTTGTTCAACAAATGCCCGCGATGCGGCCAGGGTGATTTCTTCATTACAAAAAGTGCCTACAACCTGCGGAACTTCGACAAAATGAACCGCTATTGCCCTCACTGCGGTGCCGACCTGGTACCCGAGCCCGGGTTTTATCAGGGAGCGCTTTACATCAGTTACGCGTTTTACGTGGCATTCATGGTGATTTACTTTCTGATATTCGTCAATTTCTTCAAGGAATACCTCGACTATTTCCTGGTAAGCATTATCCCGATCCTCGTGATCCTGACACCGCTTTTTTACCGCATGGCGCGCAGGACCTGGCTGGCGCTGTTTATTAAGCCGGTTTCAACCGAAGAACGCGCGTAG
- a CDS encoding helix-turn-helix transcriptional regulator — translation MHGSFPRLDIGPLSEYREDHIMIARFSEYRHEHQSLIFPHRHSFYHLVLFTEGHGPHTIDFHRFQAAPFQIYFMIPGQVHSWDFEEQMEGYVVNFSDSFFKSFLLQPEYLDSFSFFDQDSSNNVLTITENIRERVCGLFEELLVQNRRSTTWRDDFMRVLLLQIFLLIEQSDSVDRKKVGGKSKNATVRNFIRLIDKHYDQKRLPGQYAEMLNVTPNHLNALCKEHVGMQAGELIRSRIVLEAKRLLINLDLTVAEIAYKLNFNDNSYFTKFFRKETGMTPEDFRKSTAI, via the coding sequence ATGCACGGTTCATTTCCCAGGCTCGACATCGGTCCGCTCTCGGAGTATCGCGAAGACCATATCATGATCGCACGGTTTTCGGAGTACCGCCATGAGCACCAGAGCCTCATTTTTCCGCACCGCCATAGTTTTTACCACCTGGTGCTTTTTACCGAGGGGCACGGCCCCCATACCATCGACTTCCATCGTTTTCAGGCAGCGCCTTTCCAGATCTATTTCATGATTCCCGGCCAGGTACATTCATGGGATTTTGAAGAGCAAATGGAGGGATATGTGGTGAATTTTTCGGATTCCTTTTTCAAATCGTTTCTGCTGCAACCCGAATACCTGGATTCATTCTCTTTCTTTGACCAGGATAGCAGTAATAATGTGCTGACAATCACGGAGAATATCCGGGAGCGTGTCTGCGGGCTGTTTGAAGAGCTGCTGGTGCAGAATCGCCGCTCAACCACCTGGCGCGACGACTTTATGCGGGTTTTGCTCTTGCAGATATTCCTGCTCATCGAGCAAAGCGATTCGGTAGACAGGAAGAAGGTCGGCGGAAAAAGCAAGAATGCGACGGTGCGGAACTTCATCCGGCTGATCGACAAACACTACGACCAGAAAAGGCTTCCCGGCCAATACGCCGAAATGCTTAACGTGACGCCCAATCACCTGAATGCGTTGTGCAAGGAGCATGTGGGTATGCAGGCGGGAGAACTGATCCGCAGCCGCATCGTGCTGGAAGCCAAAAGGTTGCTTATCAACCTGGACCTTACGGTTGCGGAAATCGCCTACAAACTGAATTTCAACGACAATTCCTACTTCACCAAGTTCTTCCGGAAAGAAACCGGCATGACCCCGGAAGATTTCCGGAAGAGCACGGCGATATGA
- a CDS encoding cytochrome c peroxidase, translating to MWKAFAIALALLLFASAPRRQSIGVENCVAVFRVDAGKFAESVKEMKAAIGQMDSSNASGIRLAKQKLKEARLHYKRIAFFLEYFFFTSSRIYNRPPKNEIEEPHLEYAEPAGLQYIEALLFENPGLHKNEMLQQCRLLETAADDLPALLYNFKATDAQILESVRIELIRVMTLSITGFDAPLLKSGLEEARVSLETIDTVLKPYAKQANDNVVCELLASCEAALGESSDFDAFHRLHFLTNYALPLQERFGRMIAGMGLELNEKGILNYNAENLFSPDAFAHGPFGENENGDSGLAALGKELFSETRLSSNGARSCASCHNPALHFTDGLPKSIGIHPGGTARRNAPSLLYSAFQHAQFWDGRARTLEEQIRTVIHDSLEMNGKPEETIRKLARERPYRRLIRNAVPRRTPLNDTLIYKAIAAYVRTLRPFSSDFDRYIAGEKTALTNSQINGFNLFMGKAQCGTCHFAPLFNGLVPPLYTFTEFEILGTTASDDFLHPKADSDEGRFEIRPTPYYRGAFKTPTVRNAAATAPYMHNGTFGSLEKVIEFYDKGGGSGLGVSIPGQTLSATPLRLSDQEKSDLIAFLHALTDRL from the coding sequence ATGTGGAAGGCCTTCGCTATCGCGCTCGCATTGCTCTTGTTCGCATCCGCGCCGCGACGGCAATCCATCGGCGTCGAAAACTGCGTTGCGGTGTTCAGGGTCGATGCGGGGAAATTTGCGGAAAGCGTGAAGGAAATGAAAGCCGCTATCGGGCAAATGGATAGTTCGAACGCGTCCGGCATCCGGCTTGCCAAACAAAAGCTGAAAGAAGCACGCCTGCACTACAAACGGATCGCATTCTTTCTGGAATACTTCTTTTTCACCTCTTCCCGCATTTACAACCGCCCGCCCAAAAACGAAATCGAAGAACCGCACCTCGAATACGCCGAACCCGCCGGCCTGCAATACATCGAAGCGCTGCTTTTCGAAAATCCCGGCCTGCATAAAAACGAAATGCTGCAACAATGCCGCCTACTCGAAACCGCTGCGGACGATTTGCCGGCATTATTGTACAATTTCAAAGCAACGGACGCGCAAATCCTTGAAAGCGTGCGCATCGAGCTCATAAGGGTCATGACGCTCAGCATCACCGGTTTCGACGCGCCATTACTGAAAAGCGGACTTGAAGAAGCACGCGTTTCGCTCGAAACGATCGATACCGTATTAAAGCCCTACGCAAAACAGGCCAACGACAATGTCGTTTGCGAATTGCTTGCTTCCTGTGAAGCCGCGCTTGGCGAAAGCAGCGATTTCGACGCATTCCATCGTCTTCATTTCCTGACCAATTACGCATTGCCATTGCAGGAACGCTTCGGCAGGATGATCGCCGGAATGGGACTGGAACTTAATGAAAAAGGTATCCTGAACTACAACGCCGAAAATCTTTTTAGTCCGGACGCCTTTGCACATGGCCCGTTCGGGGAAAACGAAAACGGGGACTCCGGTCTGGCCGCATTGGGTAAGGAGCTCTTTTCCGAAACCAGGCTGTCGTCCAACGGCGCCCGCAGTTGCGCATCGTGCCACAATCCCGCATTGCATTTCACCGACGGCCTGCCCAAAAGCATCGGCATCCATCCGGGTGGGACAGCGAGGCGAAACGCGCCATCGTTGCTTTACAGTGCGTTCCAACATGCGCAGTTCTGGGATGGCCGCGCCCGAACGCTGGAAGAGCAAATCCGCACCGTGATCCACGATAGCCTGGAAATGAACGGGAAACCGGAGGAAACCATACGAAAGCTGGCGCGGGAACGGCCGTACCGCCGCCTGATCCGCAACGCGGTACCACGCCGGACGCCATTGAATGATACCCTTATCTACAAGGCTATTGCGGCCTACGTGCGTACATTGCGGCCATTCAGCTCCGACTTCGACCGGTACATTGCCGGCGAAAAGACGGCCCTGACCAACAGCCAGATCAATGGTTTCAACCTCTTCATGGGCAAGGCACAATGCGGTACGTGCCATTTCGCGCCGCTTTTCAATGGGCTGGTCCCACCGCTGTATACCTTTACGGAATTTGAAATACTGGGCACTACCGCCTCGGACGACTTCCTGCATCCGAAAGCAGACTCCGACGAAGGGCGTTTCGAAATCCGCCCCACCCCCTATTATCGCGGTGCATTCAAGACGCCCACCGTCCGGAATGCCGCCGCGACCGCTCCCTACATGCATAACGGCACTTTTGGAAGTCTGGAAAAGGTAATCGAATTTTATGACAAAGGCGGTGGCTCGGGCCTGGGCGTCAGTATACCCGGACAAACGTTGTCAGCGACGCCGCTCCGCCTTTCCGATCAGGAAAAATCCGATCTCATTGCCTTTTTACATGCGCTCACCGACCGCCTATGA
- a CDS encoding metallophosphoesterase, translating into MKPYLFTFLLVFAMIATRGQGVLLRGPYLQVATPTSIVIRWRTDKPSGSVVKIGTSAQSLDRIIADNTATTEHEVKITGLLAETRYYYSVGSQSGVLQADEQNYFQTAAVAGKAGKYRFGVIGDCGNSSATQQAVRDKMTEYLGNNYMNAWLLLGDNAYSFGRDAEYQSNFFAHYKDNFLKKSPLFPSPGNHDYDNDNPARQDDHRVPYYDIFTMPAEGEAGGEPSGTEAYYSFDYGNVHFLSLDSYGREDNATRLYDTLGRQVQWIKKDLAANKNKDWVVAYWHHPPYSKGSRESDGDPEMTAIRQNFIRILERLGVDLILCGHSHVYERSRLMGGHYGHSSTFDPAKHVVSSSSARYDGSDNSCPYIKNTPQNRGTVYVVAGSGGQLGAPKAGFPHKAMYYSDAERGGGLILEVESNRLDLKWIAADGLVRDQFTMEKGVNKETTYAIALDEDVELKASFIGDYIWNDGSKTRTITVQPAENADYVVKDGQNCIQDVFHVEVARPLPAEFVSFDAKKDDKNLVTLSWSTISEFDLAYFAIQRSAAPPNFTEVGRAAIKPNSTARKDYTYTDTQSASLPVDTQYYYRIVAAGNDGRLLYTPIRGITLREVVLATEPGMTVDVEIIPNPSPASQMQIRTTGHALQRADLTLTDISGRTLDTREMTLGPTAAPFLPGQLSAGIYFLKVNVNGRSVVKKLAIH; encoded by the coding sequence ATGAAACCATATTTATTTACCTTCCTTTTAGTCTTCGCCATGATCGCCACCCGCGGGCAAGGCGTACTCCTGCGCGGCCCGTACCTTCAGGTAGCCACGCCCACAAGCATCGTAATACGCTGGCGCACGGATAAGCCTTCCGGTTCCGTCGTTAAAATCGGCACCAGCGCACAGTCGCTCGACCGGATCATCGCCGATAATACCGCCACTACCGAGCATGAGGTAAAGATCACAGGCCTGCTGGCTGAAACGCGCTACTACTATTCGGTCGGTTCGCAAAGCGGGGTGTTGCAGGCGGACGAGCAAAATTACTTCCAGACGGCCGCCGTCGCAGGTAAAGCCGGCAAGTACCGCTTCGGGGTGATCGGCGACTGCGGCAACAGCTCGGCGACGCAGCAAGCCGTAAGAGACAAAATGACGGAATACCTTGGTAACAACTACATGAATGCCTGGCTGCTGCTAGGCGATAATGCCTACTCGTTCGGGCGGGACGCGGAGTATCAATCGAATTTTTTTGCGCATTACAAAGACAATTTCCTGAAAAAAAGTCCGCTCTTTCCGAGTCCCGGTAACCACGACTACGACAACGACAATCCGGCCCGGCAAGACGACCACCGGGTTCCTTATTACGATATTTTTACGATGCCCGCCGAAGGCGAAGCAGGTGGCGAACCTTCGGGAACGGAGGCCTACTATTCATTCGACTATGGCAATGTGCATTTCCTCTCACTGGATTCCTACGGCCGCGAAGACAACGCCACAAGGCTTTACGACACATTGGGCCGGCAGGTACAGTGGATCAAAAAAGACCTCGCCGCCAACAAAAATAAGGATTGGGTAGTCGCCTACTGGCACCATCCGCCCTACTCGAAGGGTTCCCGTGAATCGGACGGCGACCCGGAAATGACGGCCATCCGGCAGAACTTCATCCGCATTCTTGAACGGCTCGGAGTGGACCTGATCCTGTGCGGGCACAGCCATGTGTACGAGCGCTCGCGCCTGATGGGCGGGCATTACGGGCATAGCAGCACGTTCGACCCCGCCAAACACGTCGTCAGCAGTTCCTCGGCCCGGTATGACGGTTCGGACAATTCCTGTCCTTATATCAAAAATACCCCGCAAAACCGTGGCACTGTATACGTTGTGGCAGGCTCGGGCGGCCAGCTCGGCGCCCCGAAAGCCGGTTTTCCCCACAAGGCCATGTACTACTCCGACGCAGAAAGAGGTGGCGGTTTGATACTCGAAGTAGAAAGTAACCGACTCGATCTGAAATGGATAGCTGCCGACGGCCTGGTACGCGACCAGTTCACGATGGAAAAAGGCGTAAACAAGGAAACAACCTACGCAATAGCCCTCGACGAGGATGTGGAGCTGAAAGCCTCTTTTATAGGCGATTATATATGGAACGATGGCTCAAAAACGCGGACAATCACGGTGCAACCCGCGGAAAATGCAGACTACGTCGTAAAAGACGGGCAAAATTGCATTCAGGATGTTTTCCATGTAGAAGTTGCCAGGCCTCTCCCGGCCGAGTTCGTAAGTTTCGACGCGAAGAAGGATGACAAAAATCTGGTCACACTCTCCTGGTCGACTATCTCTGAATTCGATCTCGCATATTTCGCCATTCAGCGGTCTGCCGCCCCTCCCAATTTTACGGAAGTCGGCAGGGCTGCCATTAAACCCAATTCTACGGCGCGAAAAGACTATACATACACCGACACCCAGAGCGCCAGTCTACCGGTAGACACGCAGTATTACTACCGTATCGTGGCAGCCGGCAACGACGGGCGGTTATTGTACACACCTATTCGCGGGATCACATTAAGGGAAGTCGTTCTTGCCACCGAACCTGGCATGACCGTCGACGTCGAAATCATACCCAACCCATCGCCGGCAAGCCAAATGCAGATCCGGACGACGGGGCATGCCCTGCAAAGGGCGGATCTCACGCTCACCGACATCTCGGGCCGGACATTAGATACCCGCGAGATGACCCTCGGCCCGACGGCAGCCCCGTTCCTGCCCGGCCAGCTCTCAGCCGGTATTTATTTTTTGAAAGTGAATGTAAACGGCCGGAGTGTGGTCAAAAAACTGGCTATCCATTAA
- a CDS encoding DUF4199 domain-containing protein, giving the protein MNRIIVICGLISGVLVSTFMVASMAVCYQKESFEGNMLLGYSAMLLSFSMVFVGIKNYRDKYNNGPFSFGKAFKIGLYITLVASTVYVVVWLIDYYLFIPDFMDKYTAHLLKQFQAEGPTAAELDAKVTELADYKEMYRNPLVVILWTYAEILPVGLVVTLISALILKKPGAEVRPA; this is encoded by the coding sequence ATGAACAGGATCATCGTTATCTGCGGCCTTATTTCGGGCGTGCTCGTGTCGACTTTCATGGTAGCTTCAATGGCCGTTTGCTATCAGAAGGAGAGTTTTGAAGGCAATATGCTGCTTGGCTACTCAGCCATGCTGCTGTCGTTTTCAATGGTTTTTGTCGGGATCAAAAACTACCGCGACAAGTACAACAACGGCCCGTTTTCTTTTGGAAAAGCATTTAAAATCGGATTATACATCACATTGGTGGCGTCGACTGTATATGTCGTAGTCTGGCTGATCGATTATTACCTTTTTATCCCCGATTTCATGGATAAGTACACGGCCCATTTGCTGAAACAATTTCAGGCCGAAGGCCCGACGGCGGCGGAGCTGGACGCAAAAGTGACCGAACTGGCGGATTACAAGGAAATGTACCGGAATCCGCTCGTGGTCATTCTGTGGACCTATGCCGAAATCCTGCCCGTGGGGCTGGTCGTTACGCTCATTTCCGCATTGATCCTCAAAAAGCCCGGCGCCGAGGTGCGGCCTGCATAG
- a CDS encoding response regulator transcription factor, protein MVPKTIGDFYRKHRQELLYGVSLAFLLFVLRWLELRFLVIDHLIEIYVGAIALLFTGLGIWLAQKLTTPKVETRIVEREVAAGGDFSVDEAERLRLGISLRELEVLQLVAEGLSNQEIAERLFVSLNTVKTHSSRIFEKLEVRNRTQAVERARRSRLIA, encoded by the coding sequence ATGGTTCCCAAAACGATCGGCGATTTTTACCGCAAACACAGGCAGGAGCTGCTCTACGGCGTATCTCTTGCCTTTTTGCTGTTTGTGCTCCGGTGGCTCGAATTGCGGTTCCTGGTCATCGATCACCTTATTGAAATTTACGTCGGCGCGATTGCGCTGCTTTTTACCGGGCTGGGCATCTGGCTGGCGCAGAAGCTCACTACGCCGAAAGTCGAAACGCGGATCGTGGAACGGGAGGTAGCGGCCGGCGGGGATTTCTCAGTAGATGAAGCGGAGCGGTTGCGCCTGGGCATCAGCCTGCGCGAGCTCGAAGTGCTGCAACTGGTGGCCGAAGGGCTGAGCAACCAGGAAATTGCCGAAAGGCTATTCGTTTCGCTGAATACGGTAAAAACACATTCGTCACGGATTTTTGAAAAACTGGAAGTCCGTAACCGCACACAGGCCGTCGAACGGGCAAGACGTTCCAGGCTCATCGCCTGA
- a CDS encoding CocE/NonD family hydrolase — translation MLLVLVLMVAANTLAQTGTKEDSLYIRRHYTKIERQIPMRDGVKLFTSIYLPKDITKSKAYPILLNRTPYSVAPYGEDSYKTALGPGMLFASEGYIIVYQDVKGEFMSEGYFEAYRPSIPVKKSKTDIDESSDDYNTIEWLIKNIEGNNGKVGTWGISAPGYYATMTAVEAHPCIENRFTAGTGYRLVHGRRPAPQRRILPDGYIRIPFRRTARRGRSLPRKVHLSSQPMEHRIPMNFTRK, via the coding sequence TTGCTACTGGTCCTTGTGCTAATGGTCGCGGCAAATACACTGGCACAAACGGGCACGAAAGAGGATTCTCTTTACATCCGCCGGCACTACACCAAAATCGAGCGGCAAATCCCCATGCGCGATGGCGTGAAGCTTTTCACTTCTATTTATTTGCCCAAAGACATCACTAAAAGCAAAGCCTACCCTATTCTGCTCAACAGGACTCCATACAGTGTCGCGCCTTATGGTGAAGACTCGTACAAAACAGCATTGGGGCCCGGCATGCTGTTCGCCAGCGAGGGATATATTATCGTATATCAGGATGTAAAGGGCGAATTTATGTCGGAAGGCTATTTCGAGGCTTACCGGCCGTCTATTCCCGTTAAAAAGAGTAAAACAGACATCGACGAAAGCTCGGACGACTACAACACCATCGAATGGCTCATTAAAAATATAGAAGGAAACAATGGCAAGGTAGGCACCTGGGGCATTTCAGCGCCCGGTTATTATGCTACCATGACGGCCGTGGAGGCACACCCCTGCATTGAAAATCGCTTCACCGCAGGCACCGGTTACCGACTGGTTCATGGGCGACGACCGGCACCACAACGGCGCATTCTTCCTGATGGGTATATTCGCATTCCTTTTCGTCGTACAGCGCGTCGCGGCCGGTCCCTACCACGAAAGGTGCACCTCAGTTCTCAGCCTATGGAACACCGGATTCCTATGAATTTTACAAGAAAATAG
- a CDS encoding CocE/NonD family hydrolase C-terminal non-catalytic domain-containing protein, whose product MPYASGIRIIRGSDFMYEDQRFATSRLDVLVYESEVLKEDVTISGNVFADLFVSTTGTDADFVVKLTTFIPATLRTTFPLTRT is encoded by the coding sequence GTGCCATATGCCTCGGGAATCCGCATCATCCGCGGAAGCGATTTTATGTATGAGGACCAGCGTTTTGCCACCTCCCGGCTGGATGTGCTCGTGTATGAGTCGGAAGTTTTAAAGGAAGATGTGACCATTTCGGGCAACGTCTTTGCCGACCTGTTCGTATCGACTACCGGCACCGATGCCGATTTCGTTGTCAAGCTCACGACGTTTATCCCGGCGACGCTCCGAACAACGTTCCCGTTAACCCGAACATGA